The genomic region gtgtgctttgcttgtttgtttgctttttGTTCCGTCGCTTGCGTGTATGCACTAGGCGCGCGCGACGGtaggaaagggagggaggaagcgggAAGATGATCGCATGTCCGAGCTGTGAGGCGAGAATCCTTGTCGGCCTCGTTAGCAACCTGCAACGGATGCAGTCACCAATACGAGCTATATATATGGGAAAGGTATCTAAGAAGCAGCTAAAGTTCAAGGCAGTTAACCAATCGAGTCCTCGTTCGCACCTACGGTCGAGTCCGTGTGCGTGGAACGCTTTCTTTCTGTGTGGTCGCCAGAGACGGTGTATGACTTCTTTCGCTATGGTGAACGAGGCGGTAGCGGGGGTGAGTACAGTTGCCTCCCACGCAACGTCTTTGAAAAGAGACGCTGAATAGAGAAAAAAGCGgggcaggaggggggggaggggtgggtgggcgatGACAGAAACTCAACATGCACAGGTGCGAGAGCGCAGCTAGGTGAGAAGAGGTGGAGCTACACAGGGTAAAGCTATGGGGACAAATACGCAGTCCTACAACCACTTTCCTAGCAGCGACAGCACCCAGGGAGATGTGCTTGTACGCACATCGTCAGGTCAGCGTATAGGAGCAGGCGCCCATCCCCACGTCGAAGGAAGCGGAACGCagcgacgacagcagcaacgaaaacGCGAGTACCCGGGATCAAGGCCGCAGTGCAAAACACAGCGACAAATAGAGAGAGCGTGTTTGTGGAAAAGCCGAAGAAGAACGCGCGGTGGGCTGGGCAGGTGCAGCGATAACTCGCAGAAAAACATGTCGAGTCCCTCGACATGCCTTTCCctccgctgcttcgcctcaCCGCAACGCACTCAAGCCCGCAAGCGTGAAAGGAGCTACGCTGTGCTGCATTACCACATGACACGGAGAGTCCGACGTGGCTTGGAGCCAGCTGAGAGAAGCGCAGGCACCGAGAAGATATGGCACCGATGTGTTGCTTATCACCTTTCCTCGCCTTTCGCGAACGTCGTTTCGACATGCCTTTGCTAGCGACTCTCCCTCCGCCTTAACTTTCGCACAAGTAGGCGATAGCGGGTGGGTCGCACATCTTGTGGGCATCCGTCCTCTCCATCGACTGCATCTTCTGCCTCCCCGAGAGAGGATGTCCAGCCTAGCAGGGCTACGGCGAATCCTCTTCGTCCTCCTTCTTTACCATTGCGCCTATTATTCTTGTCTGCATCTGTGGGGCCCAATCCACCGCGGCGCGAGAACAGCACGAAAAGAATTCGGAAGACAAAGAGACGAGGGCAACTCACGCAGACAACTCAACGAGGGAGAACCGCGCCCGAATCGAGCCAACCGAGAGCGCCCTACACCTCCAACTTTCGTTTCGTCCCTCCGCTCATCCTCTcttctcacacacacgcacgcatactTTTTTCCCGTTGTTTCAGCTGTCTTCGGCGTGCTTGCGGGCCATCGCCATGAAGACCGCCCGCACGGGGAAGCTGAGTGAGGCGAAACGGCCcgcaaacaaacaagaaaGAGCACACGGACactccgccgcagcagacAAACCTCGGCGACAGCCAGAGACGACCAACACCACAACAAATACATGGAGTCGTCGAGAGAGacaaagagaagagggtgaggggggggggggcgggggcagagaaggagagacgCACAAGCATGCGCGAACAGACGCATACAGACGGTTTTGTGAAGaaaggcgcacacgcgctcgAGCTCCTCCTTGCATAACGCGTGTgagaagggaaagaggggaaaGGGTCGGGAGAGCGGCGATCAATGACGCAGGCGCACCATCACTATCCTCTTACGCGCAACGCTGTCATCTTCCCAGACTTCGAAATACTGCGGCAGCATGCGCACCGCGCGTGCGACGGAGCCGAAGTGGTCCGACAAGGTATTGGCGGCAGGCACGGATAAGTGCATACCGACAAGTGCCTTGATCGAAATGCCGTCTTTACCAATGGGCAGTTGAAGTAGTTCAGCAATGGCCTCCTCCACACTCGTCTGTggccgcgacgccgccggtgctgcgcctgGCTGGGCCGCCGTCTTTTTTCGAACCATTGTTCTGCCCCTCTCAACGTACACATCGATGCGCTTGCTGGCAGCCAAGTTGAGTGCATGCGGAAGAGCTGCACGCATCACCGGCGGTAGCTTCGCCATCATCTCTATGTAGGGCACAGGGTGGTCCGGCAGAAGGTTGGCGATCTCGTCATAGAGTACCTCGTGCTGCATGAGCGGATTATCAGGATCCAGAAGCAGCAGGTGACGCCGGAAGCTCGGAATCGCACCTTCTCCGAGGACTCGCACGAACTTCCTGCGCTCGGCCTCGCCGAGAAGGGAGGCCGAGCGGTCTGGATTGTCATCGAAGTCCTCTGGCAGAACCACACGATTAGCATAGCGGAATGCACGTTCCATGGGTGGAATAGGTGCCACGGTGCCCGCCGGGTCATGCGCGATGACGTACATAAGATCCCCGCTAAGCTCAAACACTTTGCCGTGGTAGCGCAGAAAACCAACCAGTCCTCGGTAACGCTCACGGAGGTGGCTTCGCTGCTCCGCTGTGAAGCCCGCATACAAACGCTCCACTGCAACCCAACGCCATACCTCATCTACCGCGTTCACCACCCGCCACCGTTTCCGCCGGCAACGACGGAAAAAGCAGTCAGCAGTGGGCGACTgcagcgaaggcggcgaggcgaggAAGCTtgcagcgagcgagagcagATCTGGATCGGGCGACGTGGTTTCGTCCAAGTCACTGAGACTGCGAGGCGCCACATCTGGGGGAAGGCGCCGAATGTAGATTTCTTCAAGGGGCAAGCCAAATGCGGTTACAGCATCCATCGATGCACCTCTCGGAGGTGCCCGCTGCGATCGCGAGTACTTCTCGTGCGGCGAAGACGGTGAGCCCGGGTCGTGGTTGCCCCTGCCACCTCGGCAGATATCGCCCGCATTGCCTCCGTGGTGATCCAcctccgcgtcgtcgtcctcacCTAACGCGATGGCCCCCGCCTCATCAGCGTCTTCACCAAAGGCCATGACATCGCGCTCGGAGTCCAGCTCGGtagcaccgcctccaccatcCTCAACAAGGCCATCCAATCCAATCAGCTCCTCCGTCACCGCTTGCTTGAACGCCCTCTCTCGGCCGTCGAGGGTGAACTTGGCGTTGCCCACCGCAGTCGACTTGGGAGTATGCACAGCGATGCCAGAGTCCTTGATAGCGTCAGCATTGTCGACAGACCACCAACCGGCCATCGTGACTTCCTCCTCACCTGCTTCACGCGCCAGAGAAGCCTCGTCACTGTTTTTGATGTCTGCCATGGCGGATGCAGCGGAGGCCGGCAGGTCTACCACATCTGCTTTCCATTTGCTGCCGGCTCCCCCTGAAAGAAGCACGTGCCCTTCAACAAACAGGTTGTGGTCGCCCTTCTTCAGACTCATCAGCTGAAATACGTGTACGTACTGCGTAATGAGCTGCACTACAGAGCCTTCGCGTGCTTTCGTCACAAACGCGAGGTCGTCAGGAGGGAAGCCGTTGATCCATTGGACGAGGTTCAGCGGTCGGTAGCGCTCCCGCACGAGCGGCTTGCCGTCGCTCGGTGAAAGCATTTTGTTGCTCGTCACATCTTGTGACGAGCACTCTGGCGTCGGCACACGCGGAAGGTTGCGGACGAGAACGGCAAGCATTTCGACACTCCACGGCTTCCGCTGCGAAGTACTATTCGCTCGCCCACGCAGTGAGGGAGCCACCTCGGCGGCAGCCTTTTCCGAGGCCGCATACAGCGGCTCCACGCCGGACGCGCCATCGGCAGTGTCGGGCGCATCAAAGTCCATTAATGCGTGAGATCTGAACTGCGATAAGGCGCGATCTGCCTTTCCGTACCCTGGATGCTGGCGCACAAACCAGAACTCCGAGTTCAGCTGCACGACCGCCGGTCGGTAGCGATTTGGCGTATAGTGAAAGAGCATCGGGTAGTGCTCAAACACCACCTGCGCCAGTGTGGAGGTCGAGCCTGCAACCTTTTCGATCTGCTTCAAGATCtccggcggcaccgtcgtcaTAACATGCCGACTCTCCACCGGAAAAGTTGGGACCAGGGGAATGAACACCTCAGCCACCTCAGAGGGGGTAAAGTAGCCTTTCTGGCGATGCACCTGATCGATCTTGCGCATATCGGGTCCGAGGTACGTCACCATGGCTGTTgagggcagcagctgatAAATCCTTTGTGACCCATGCGCGAGCGGCTTTCTCGCGTTGATGCACTTGCGAAACATGTGCCCGTCGAGCTTCCACCGCTCCACCTCTTCACGGCGTAGAGGGGGGACGGTGAGATCAatggagaagctgcgcgcgacgccgtGAATCACTGCCCGtgacgctggcgccgctgcgtcgttCTTTCCTTTCCCGTCCGTGCTGGTGGAATTCGGGCGTGTGATGGAAAATGCACCATGAGCGCCACCAGACTCTCGATCTGAAGTTAGCGGCGTGTGTAGCCGGGAAAGACGGGCATTTTCTTCCTCAGAGAAGTAGTAAGAAGAGCCGCCGCTCCAGTTCACAACCATGTGATCGGGAATGACAGTCTCCGTGGCCCCGCTCTCCGCACTCGCTGCCGTCTCTGCCGGTTCTCGCTGTGAAGCATTCGCCGGCTGACGAGCAGTGCCATAACTAGTGCTGCATGCACCACTCCCGCCGTTCGACTGCCACCGAAGCGAAACAAAGACAGCCGCGATACGGGCACGAGGCTGAGCTGTCCTCTGTCGATGGTGCTTGGAGAGAACAGAAACGTCCAGACACCGACGCATTTCGTGCGTGCACAAAGGGTGAATGATATCGCGCACCAGAAAATGCTGTCGGCCTTGTGCCTTTTCCTGTGAGTCTCGGCAGTGAGGCGAACAGAACACACGACAGCGTGAcagaaggaggaggcaagTGAGTGGAGGGGACCATGCAAACGGGCGCTGAAGGAGCGTCGAAGCTTGAGCGCTAGTGACACAGATGCCAGTTTGATCGCTACGACACCAAAGATACTGTTCCTCTTGCTGTTTGATCACCCCGCCGTTTCTTATCACCACCGCGGATGGACCGCCAAATCAAACGCGACGAGTTCGCTTCGGGCGCAGTGAGAGTTGAGAGTAGCGGAGAACGAGGGAAGCTCGGCCTCATCTGGACTGTGAAACACAAAAGCCCAGTACAGAAGCCTGAGTACTGTTTCCGCGactcgcagcggcgggcgcTGTTACTTTACTTCCCCTTTCCACGACAGCATTTGCGGCGGCTGCTTCACGGCAAGACCACATGCAAGCGACATGGGCGCGGCAAAAGAGCGGATACACTCAAACAATTACCTGTATTCGTTACGAGCAACCTGACGGCCGCAGCGACTGTGAAAACACGGGTTCCAactccccaccaccaccaccaccaccaccaaaaCCCGCCACTCGCCCAAACGTTCGAATAAGAGCCTGCGATACACCGACACCAGTGAAACAGACAACCGCATGAGCGAAAAAGCAAACAAAATTCGGTGTGAGGGACAAGCGAAAGCAAACACtagaggaagggggaggggagggagggggaagaagcAGAGTTGCTATGCACCACTCCCCAAGAggcaaaacaacaacaaaaaaagccGGAAAACGCGCACAGCAGTCAGCCAAAAATGCTTCGCGCTACCACAAACGATATTcgccgtgtgtgcatgtgcgtgtgtgcgtgccagAAGAGCACGGCaccgtttttcttttccggTCGAAAACGTACCGTCCACTCCGATCCTTTCCCTTCGTCAACCGGCCAccaaaaacacacacacaccaaagcAAAGGCCGCCTATACGGCACgtaagcacacacacacacacaaaaacgaGATTCGCAGTCGGCACACGGGATTATGAAAATACCTCAAGAGCATCACAACACTCTCCTACTCCACTTTCACTGATAGCACACGACCACCACGAACTCGTACCCCGATAcatacgtacacacacacacaaccacccctcacccaccccctGTCGCACGGCAGCCACATCCGCGTCCTCGAGGACGAGCCGTCCGGCCGCTGCATCCGGCCACGCATCTACAACGGGTTCAGCCTGCCCCTCCctgtccctcccccctcgcaGGCATGCCTgcgccatcggcgccacACTAGCCGGGCCGCGCCATGCGGCCCGAAGTAAGCGGGACCGCCCTCACGGTCGTTACTcgagggcggtggcgtctgTCAAAGGGTGGGGCAGGGGTAGCATGCGGTTGGTGGCCTGCGCGCATGCCGCACGAGCCGAGGGAGCACGTTGCCTAGCCTCAGGTCAGGGTCCTGTGAGACCCCGCAGCGTCTGCCTCCAcgccgtgcttctccccctctgtctcctgaaggccgctgcatccTGTCTCGCACACGGCGTGGCGACCCTCacccaccacgaccaccatcaccaccagcCCCCACAGTGGACTCCGGATGGCCGGATGGTGTAGTGCGCGCTGCACTGGTGATGCTTccggcacctgcgcctcaCGAGCCCGTTCGGTCGGCTGGAGCGGACTCGGCATGTCTCGCACACATGCACTGTGGGGTCTCTTCGCGCCTCGCCCCTCTGCATGCGATGCGCGGATGCGATACGGCATGCCAGCTGTGCATGACAGGCGCTCGCGCTTTTGTGGAGTGAGCGCCGTGTTCGAGGACGGCGTTGTTGCCGGAGTGCTTGCGGTGGTGATCTGCCGCCTCCGGCGATGTCGCGGGGCGCGGGGTGCGTGCCTGGACGGCCTGCCCGCATGTTGCCGCGACGGGGgccggccgctgctgtgcgtgtgggccCGAGGGGTCCCcgccgacacgcacgcgcgtgcgcacacgggGAGCTCACAGCCTGCCGTTCTGTGGGGGCACAGAGGGTGTGGTGGGGGCAGCGCCAGGCACCCGGCTGGGGCAGCGCCAGGCACCCGGCTGGGGCGGCGCGTGCGAGACGTGTGTGTCAAGGTGACTGCGTGCAAGGTCACAGCGTGCAACAGGGTGTGCTTCGtcgggcgggcgggcgccGTGTTCTGGGCAATGCTCAATCCACCTGCATAGCGTGCTCCAGTGTCCGGCGCACCACCTTccagagggcggcgcgctgggcagcgtctgcagagctgcttccaagcgcggcagctctctgcgtgcggagcgctgcgcaggcggcgtcgccagGAGGGCCCGTCTTCGTGTGGGTGCCGTtggccgcagtcgcgcattCTGCTGTGGGCTTGCGGGACACCTggcaggtgtgcgtctgcgtggcggcgtcggcggtgtgccgtgcggtggtgttgctctcaggtgtgcagcccgaggtggtgtgtatgcgtcccagcagggacgcggcagcacagccgccacgccgctgcttcgccgttgtcgttgggaggagggggagggcgtgcaggtgtgtgcccgtgccgtgctgtgtgagcacgcagtcgccagcgccgtgcctcctctctcttgctgcaccgggatgctgagaggctggtgcgcctggtgCCCTGTGGGCCCCGTGGGGGTGAACTGCGCGTCTTGCAGAATGCAGGCCCGTGTACCGACGCTTCGTGACGGGCGCCGGCCAGCCaacagcgctgtgcgtcgctgcgcccactgcagctgcactgcgtccggcactggcggagccacgggctgtgccctgcatcagcgcctcgcttgcCAAATCAGAAAACAGGAGGTAGGGCACGTATACCCGTTGAATCGCCGGCACAACTCGCGGtgggccggcaccggcgtgacCGTGCCCGCGGACACCAAGGGTCGGCAACCGTGCCCGAGGGCGTGCGGCAGGCTCTTTGCCTGCTGTCCATGATCGGCACACTGGACGCTGGGATCCCACGGCGCGGTGTGGCCAGCGTCATGAAGGTATTGTGAAGGAGCGGACACAGAGTGCGATCATCGAGCACCAAGGAGGACGGGGTCCGAATCCATCGCGGCTGCGTCAGTCGCATGGCGACCCCGGCGCGTCGACGATGTCCTCGTTGGCGAAGGAGCGGAAGGTGATACGGTCGAGCAGAAAGACAAAGTTGTAGAAGAGCCACGACGTGAAGCGGAGCCACAGCGACCGTTGCTTGTGGTCTTCAAGGCGCACCTCCACGCTCTGCGCGAGATCCCGTAGGAATTGCGTCTCCATCGAGTGGGCTACTTCAAGATCGAGGTGACATAGACATACCTCTAGATTCCGGTTGCTCATGAGGTCCCAGTTGTAGCTTCCGATCGAGCACCACACGCTATCCACAACCACTGTCTTGGCATGCATGATCTGCTGGCCTTGAAACTCGTAGATCTTCACGCCAGCCCTGAGGAGTCGCTCAGTGATGTAGTTCGACGCGTGCCACATGAACCACGGGTCCGTTGTCTGGTTGCTGCCGGCAAGCAGGCGCACATCGACGCCACGACGCGCGGCCTGAACAAGGGCGCTGAACAACTTTCGTGTTGGGAGGTAGTAGGGCGTTGTGATCCAGATGCGGCGGTGACACTTGCGCGTGACCTGCCAAAAGGCGTACTGAATAGAGTAGTCGCGGTAGCGAGGGTTGCAGGAGAGCACTTGTGTCATGGGCTCACGGTGTCGGAGATACATCTGTGCCTCCGGGACCGGCTCCGTGTCGAGAATCGGTATCCGCCGCAGCATATCTGTGTAGGCGCGTTTGTGCGGCAGGTCGGTCGCCCTTGAGAGTGCCTCGCGTCGCGCGGCCAGCAGTTTGCGGCGCATTGCGGAATTGCGCGCACTGTTCAgcttgccgccgctgcttggcgctgcagcgggcgTGGCCAGCGGGGCCCTTGCACGCGTGCCAGCAGCCGAAGCTGAGAACTCAGACGGTGGCGGAAAGGCAGATGTGGCTGTGCTGTCGTTGGCGTCCTTGACGACGAAGGACCCAGGTACGTGGTTGGTGACCTTGACGCCCGATTCAGCcaaagcagcgcagctgacCGCTGCCCCTTCTCTCAAAGTTACCTCCTTTccgcctgcgcgcacgctttCTTGCCCTTGTGTGTGACGCGTCGCCTCTCGGTCAAGAAGGGTCTCGCTCGAAAGCCCTGAGCGGCTCCACCGCATCAGCGTCAGCAGCTGATTCGTCTGTTTGTTCCATCGCCCGCGCATGACCTTCATCGAGGCCGACGGTACGTCCTGCAAGCGGCAACCGCTTCGGCCACGCTCCTCCTGAAAGGCACGGTATAGCTCGTTGCGCTCCATGCGCATCCGCCCTTGCTTCACGCGACGCGTGATTTGCTGGGAGGCTATCTGCCTCCAGCGTCGCCAGCCGTACTTCCAAgggtgcggctgcttcgTGTCTCGGTATACTTCTGCAaggtgtgccgccgctgggcCGATGACGCTGCAGTGCGTGTCGCGGAacttgccggtgccgcctgcTTCCTTGCCGCAGTACTCATTGCCGATGTTCAGTCCGCCGCAGAAGCCCTGACTCGCGTCCACCAGCAAAATTTTGCGATGATTGCGGAGACCAGGACTACGCTTCCAGTCTAGGCCTTTGATAAAGTACGTGGCGACACTGCGGAAGAAGGGACAGTACGGAATCACCTTGGCGCCGCACTGCTTCAGCTCCTCTGTCA from Leishmania major strain Friedlin complete genome, chromosome 34 harbors:
- a CDS encoding putative cardiolipin synthetase, coding for MAAGAPSRVSRGLSLFERLQQRRVQLHTSANIKKKVREAFLSAVVAYEQLLAAATKALEPSSQFLPLSASTASPPSQPSPEASGSADAGGTAAFYLDKMQHTFKEAKRYYNSTPFDQRWDDILSSLAVLGRMSHGNVVVPFHDSATAFESMWAAVKEAKERVHWQTYICKDDFIGQGTVRRLVQARQRGCDTELLYDCGGNISGRARLTEELKQCGAKVIPYCPFFRSVATYFIKGLDWKRSPGLRNHRKILLVDASQGFCGGLNIGNEYCGKEAGGTGKFRDTHCSVIGPAAAHLAEVYRDTKQPHPWKYGWRRWRQIASQQITRRVKQGRMRMERNELYRAFQEERGRSGCRLQDVPSASMKVMRGRWNKQTNQLLTLMRWSRSGLSSETLLDREATRHTQGQESVRAGGKEVTLREGAAVSCAALAESGVKVTNHVPGSFVVKDANDSTATSAFPPPSEFSASAAGTRARAPLATPAAAPSSGGKLNSARNSAMRRKLLAARREALSRATDLPHKRAYTDMLRRIPILDTEPVPEAQMYLRHREPMTQVLSCNPRYRDYSIQYAFWQVTRKCHRRIWITTPYYLPTRKLFSALVQAARRGVDVRLLAGSNQTTDPWFMWHASNYITERLLRAGVKIYEFQGQQIMHAKTVVVDSVWCSIGSYNWDLMSNRNLEVCLCHLDLEVAHSMETQFLRDLAQSVEVRLEDHKQRSLWLRFTSWLFYNFVFLLDRITFRSFANEDIVDAPGSPCD